Proteins encoded within one genomic window of Candidatus Bathyarchaeota archaeon:
- the argH gene encoding argininosuccinate lyase, giving the protein MSTLLRDGRLGPTQKDISDFISSRMDDARILKQVVRINKAHVMMLTEEGIISEADGKKILGALRNLDEHLKEATAAEDIHMAVEEAVIEAVGMDVGGNLNIAKSRNDQVATAIRMQLREELLELVEAILCFEESLLIKAQNEIGTIIPGYTHFQPAQPTTFAHYLVAQCDIFSRNLKRLREAYERVDLCPMGSGALATTSFPINREKVANMLGFNGLVENSFDAVSSRDFILEVLAALSIMAVDLSRLAEDLIVWSSADFGIIDLPDEFTSTSSIMPQKKNPDVLEVIRARMGLIIGNFFSSAIVLKSLPSSYNLDFQEITPKLWDSIDEMKASLRILTELMIEVKVKPDALNKPHISFTTATELANILVRKCGIPFRVAHKIVGAAVKRLIEKNKSLHELTIETLKEISEDFWPHKICLDQNDIKTAIDQSTFIESHRVKGGPAKDEVKRMIESRLDSLNFFGEWAKGKKRLLDESAAKIDKMLESMTSDR; this is encoded by the coding sequence ATGTCTACTCTCTTAAGAGATGGCCGGCTTGGACCAACTCAGAAGGACATTTCTGATTTCATCTCGTCAAGGATGGATGATGCCCGAATCTTAAAGCAGGTCGTCAGGATAAACAAGGCACATGTTATGATGCTGACCGAGGAAGGTATAATCAGCGAGGCTGATGGAAAGAAGATTCTCGGAGCATTAAGGAATCTGGACGAGCACTTGAAGGAAGCAACAGCTGCTGAAGACATTCACATGGCCGTTGAGGAAGCAGTAATTGAGGCAGTAGGGATGGATGTTGGCGGAAACCTGAATATCGCCAAAAGTAGGAACGATCAGGTGGCTACCGCTATAAGGATGCAACTTCGAGAGGAATTATTAGAATTAGTTGAGGCAATCCTGTGTTTTGAAGAATCTCTTCTTATAAAGGCTCAGAACGAGATTGGAACCATAATTCCCGGATATACTCATTTTCAACCAGCCCAGCCGACCACATTTGCCCATTATCTTGTGGCGCAATGCGATATATTCAGCAGGAATCTGAAGAGGCTGAGGGAAGCTTATGAACGTGTAGACCTTTGCCCAATGGGTTCTGGAGCCCTAGCAACAACAAGCTTTCCGATAAATAGGGAAAAAGTTGCAAATATGCTTGGGTTCAATGGACTTGTCGAAAACTCTTTTGATGCTGTAAGTTCAAGAGATTTCATATTGGAGGTTCTGGCTGCTCTTTCAATAATGGCTGTAGATTTAAGCCGCCTCGCAGAGGACCTAATAGTGTGGAGTTCAGCGGACTTCGGGATAATTGACCTCCCAGACGAATTCACCTCAACCAGCAGCATCATGCCTCAAAAGAAGAACCCTGATGTCCTCGAAGTTATAAGAGCTCGTATGGGGCTCATTATCGGCAATTTCTTCTCATCTGCAATCGTGTTGAAATCGCTTCCCTCAAGCTATAATCTTGATTTTCAAGAGATAACCCCGAAACTATGGGATTCAATCGACGAAATGAAGGCCTCACTCAGAATTTTAACAGAACTCATGATCGAGGTCAAGGTTAAACCAGATGCCCTAAACAAGCCGCACATTAGCTTCACCACCGCAACAGAGTTAGCCAACATTCTAGTCAGAAAATGCGGAATACCATTTCGCGTAGCACACAAAATCGTTGGAGCAGCCGTGAAGAGACTAATTGAGAAAAACAAATCTTTGCATGAGTTGACCATAGAGACTCTGAAAGAGATCTCCGAAGATTTTTGGCCTCATAAAATTTGCTTAGACCAAAATGACATCAAAACTGCAATTGACCAATCAACCTTTATTGAATCTCACAGAGTGAAGGGTGGACCCGCAAAGGATGAGGTTAAAAGGATGATAGAATCTCGCCTAGATTCTCTGAACTTTTTCGGCGAATGGGCCAAAGGTAAGAAGCGGCTTCTTGATGAGTCCGCAGCTAAGATAGATAAAATGTTGGAGTCAATGACGAGTGATCGATAA
- a CDS encoding argininosuccinate synthase → MAKKVVLAYSGGLDTSVMIKWLQQKLDADVITVTLDVGQKEDLEEIKAKALSLGVLKHYSIDAKEEFARRYVLPAIKANALYEGKYPLSTALSRPLIAEKLVEVAHEEGAKIVAHGCTGKGNDQVRIEVSVKALDPSIDIFAPVREWGLTRDAEIEFAKANNIPIPVDLDRPYSIDQNLWGRSVECGVLEHPEKEPPEDAYEWTSSPEKAPEKPEYLSIEFYNGTPEGVNGERMDPVSLIERVNEIAGRHGVGRIDHIEDRLVGIKSREVYECPAATVIIEAHKDLEKMVLTRHELQFKQQVDSLWAYLVYTGLWMDPLREDLDAFIDKTQERVCGTVKVKVYKGNAQVVGRSSPFSLYDINLATYDVGTTFNQASSAGFIELWGLPTRVANAIKRMKRK, encoded by the coding sequence ATGGCTAAGAAGGTAGTGCTCGCCTATTCAGGCGGCCTAGACACATCAGTTATGATAAAATGGCTACAACAGAAACTGGACGCGGATGTTATAACAGTAACATTAGATGTGGGGCAAAAGGAGGATCTGGAGGAGATAAAGGCAAAAGCGCTAAGCTTAGGAGTATTAAAGCATTACTCGATAGACGCAAAGGAGGAGTTTGCGCGAAGATATGTCCTCCCAGCGATAAAGGCTAACGCCCTATACGAGGGGAAATATCCATTAAGCACAGCCCTATCGAGACCATTGATTGCTGAGAAGCTTGTTGAGGTCGCGCATGAGGAAGGGGCTAAGATCGTAGCCCACGGGTGCACAGGCAAAGGAAACGATCAGGTTAGAATAGAGGTATCCGTCAAAGCGCTGGATCCAAGCATCGATATATTTGCACCAGTTAGGGAATGGGGATTAACTAGGGACGCGGAAATAGAATTCGCAAAAGCGAATAATATTCCAATCCCAGTCGACTTGGATCGACCGTACAGCATAGACCAAAACCTCTGGGGTAGATCGGTTGAGTGCGGGGTTCTGGAACATCCTGAAAAAGAGCCTCCTGAAGACGCGTATGAATGGACATCATCCCCTGAGAAGGCGCCGGAGAAACCAGAATACCTCTCAATTGAATTTTACAATGGCACCCCAGAGGGCGTAAATGGTGAAAGAATGGATCCAGTCTCATTAATAGAGAGAGTTAACGAGATTGCTGGAAGACATGGGGTTGGACGAATAGACCACATTGAAGATCGGTTGGTAGGGATAAAATCCCGCGAAGTCTATGAATGCCCAGCAGCAACAGTGATTATTGAAGCTCACAAAGACCTTGAGAAGATGGTTCTAACCAGGCATGAACTCCAATTCAAGCAGCAAGTGGATAGTCTCTGGGCATACCTTGTATACACTGGATTATGGATGGATCCACTACGAGAGGACCTCGACGCATTCATAGATAAAACACAGGAAAGGGTCTGCGGAACTGTAAAGGTCAAAGTTTACAAGGGAAACGCTCAGGTTGTCGGCCGCTCATCACCATTTTCGCTCTATGATATAAACCTAGCCACCTACGATGTAGGCACAACATTCAATCAAGCATCCTCAGCCGGCTTCATAGAGCTTTGGGGCCTACCGACAAGAGTTGCTAATGCGATAAAGAGGATGAAGAGGAAATAG